GACCAGATTCTGCAGAAATAGTCCACCCAATCGAGCCACGTGACCAACCGTGTCACGTACCGGGGCGAAGATAGAGAAGTGTTGCCGGAAACGGTGGGTGACTTCACCTCCACGCCGAGGAGAGGTATCCTACCTGTGGCATGTTCCCTACCTCCCCATGGACGGCTCGATGGTGATTTCTCGCGAATTTGTAACCTGGGACCGCCCCATCCTTCATTCGGCAGCCGATTGGCTGATCCAGTCGGCTACGGTCTCGCCTGAAAACCTCCCGCTGGTCGACCTTTCGCACTGCCTGGTCGTGGTCCCCGGCGGTTTGGCAGGCCGACGTCTGACTGAACTACTAATCCAAAAAGTGGAAAAAGACGGCCGCTCCCTCATTCCCCCCAGCATCATTACCGTTGGCCAACTGCCGGAATACCTGTACGAAGCCCAACTCCCTTTCGCCTCAGAATTGACGCAGCAATTTGCCTGGGGGGAAACGCTACGTGCGTTCGGCAACGAGCAGCTCAAACCGCTGATCCCCTTCCCCCCAGATGCGCACGACCTGGGCACATGGCGCGACTACGGCGATTCGGTGCGTCGCGTTTATCGCGAGCTCGTTTCCTACGCGTTCGACTTTGCCGAAGTCGCTCAGAAAGCCCACTCGCTGGAGGACTTCACCGAACAGCCGCGGTGGGACGTTCTCGCGAAACTGCAGAACGCCTATCTGAATCGACTCGACGCGTTGAAGGTATGGGACAAACAGTCCGCCAGGCGTCACGCAATCAAGTACGACGAATGCCACAGCGATAAGCACATCGTCCTTCTGGCCACGGTCGACCTCAATCGTGCGACGCGGCAGATGCTCGATCAGGTTGCCCAAAAAGGGGGACAGATCACCGCAATTGTCGGTGCGCCGGAACGCTGGTCGAATCACTTCGACGAGCATGGCTGCTTGATCCCTGATGCCTGGACCGACGAAACCATCGAGCTCGACTGGCAATCGGTCGCCATCGTCGATGGTCCGACCCAACAAGCCGATGAGGCCGCTGGGGCGATCGCTGCCGTCGCTGACAAGTACACGGCCAAAGACGTGATCGTCGGCCTGCCTGACGAAAACCTGCTGGGGGAAGTTCGCCGCATCTTCGGCCAACACGGACTCAAGTGCCGCTTCGGTCCGGGCCGACCGGTTACCAGCACCCTTCCCTTCCGCTTGATTGAAACAATCATCGAGCTTTCCCAAACGCGACAATACCACGCGTTGGCATCTGCCCTGAGGCACCCCGATCTATTCGCCACGCTTAAATTTGCTCAACCTGGCATCGAGAAGCTCGATAACTGGTTTAACAATCGCCTGCCGGACGTCATTGATAACTCGATTCAAAACGAAGAAGTATCGCAGGCCGTCGCCCAGCTCAACCAGTTGGCTGCTCCGTTTGTTGGACAGAAACGATCGCTGCCGGAGTGGGCCGATCAGGTTCGCGAGTTGCTGCTGGCCGTTTACGGCAGTCAAATCATCGACCTCGATACCGAAGACAACTTCCAACTTGCTCGTCCGCTGCAAGCGATCAACGAAGCGATGGCCCAATGGAACGACATTCCTGAGTCCCTTTCGCAAGCGTTCGGGGCGTCCGAAATGCTGCGAGTACTCAAGAGCCAGCTCACCTCGTCGATGATTCCGGCCGAGCACGACCCCGATGCAATCGAAGCACTCGGTTGGCTCGAACTGCCGCTGATGGATGCACCCGTCTGCGTTATCACCAGCTTTAATGACGGCCTGATTCCCAGTGCCAACACGGCCGACCTGTTTCTGCCGAACTCGCTGCGAAACCTGCTGGGGTTGGAAGACGATTCGCTGCGTTATGCTCGTGATGCGTATCAGGTACAGGTCATTCAGCATTCGCGTGAAGTCGTAAAGTGGATCGTTCCCAAACGCAGCGCCGACGGCGACCCGCTGGCCCCCAGTCGACTTCTATTCACCGGCGGTACCAGCGACCTGGCCCCGCGTGTGGTCAAATTTTTCGGCACGCCTGAGGATCCCCAGAACCCGGCCAAACAGCCTGGCACCACCTTGCAGGACCATCGCCAACGCATTGCCATTCCCATGCCGGAGCACCTGGACACGCTCGAGATGCCGGCCTGGGATCGTTTCTCGGCGACGCGTATCAACCAATATTTGAAGTGCCCTTATCGCTTCTTCCTGAAGTATGTCGTGGGGCTGCGGGGAGAAGACGACTGGAGCACCGAACTCGACGGCGGGGCGTTCGGCAACCTGGCTCACGACACGCTCCAGGCATTTGGCATCAGCGACGTGAAGAACTCGACCGACGAAAAGGTGATCTTCGATTTCCTGTCGTCGCAGCTGAGCGATGTGGCCGCCAAGCGTTACGGCAAAAGCCCTCTGGCCACAATCAAGTTGCAGATCGAACAACTGCGTCTACGCCTGCGGGCCTTCGCGGCGGGTCAGGCGCAACAGCGTCAAGAAGGCTGGGTCATTCATCGCTGCGAAGCGGAAATCGCCGGGCCCTATCCGGCAATCGAAGTCGACGGCGTCGAGATCGAACTGGAAGGGCGTATCGACCGCATCGACCATCATCCCGAAACAGGGCAATGGGCCGTGTGGGACTACAAAACCGGCGACAGCACCGGCGATCCTGAAAAGGACCACCAGATCGGCCCTCGTGACGACAAGAAGTGGGTGAGCGTCCAACTCCCCTTCTACCGTCACCTGGTGAAGAGTATCGGTATTCGCGGAGAAGTTTCGCTCGGATACATCACCCTTCCCAAGCTCGGCGAGGAAGTCCGCTTCCGCCAGGCCAAGTGGAATGACGACGATCTCGACACCGCCGATGCCACCATCATCCAGGCGATTCGTGATATCCGTGCAGGCGTCTTCTTCCCGCCTGGTGAGGCTCGTTATGAAGACGAATTCTCGCGAATCTGCCAAGACACCGTTCTCGGAAAATGGGAGCCTGCCCAATGAGCGACAGTAACACTCCCTTTCCCAACACGTTAATTCGCGCCTCGGCCGGAAGTGGCAAGACGTTCCGTCTATCGAGCCGTTACCTGGGGATCGTCGCCCATAGTGGTCGCCCCGACGAAATCCT
The Blastopirellula marina genome window above contains:
- a CDS encoding PD-(D/E)XK nuclease family protein; translation: MTSPPRRGEVSYLWHVPYLPMDGSMVISREFVTWDRPILHSAADWLIQSATVSPENLPLVDLSHCLVVVPGGLAGRRLTELLIQKVEKDGRSLIPPSIITVGQLPEYLYEAQLPFASELTQQFAWGETLRAFGNEQLKPLIPFPPDAHDLGTWRDYGDSVRRVYRELVSYAFDFAEVAQKAHSLEDFTEQPRWDVLAKLQNAYLNRLDALKVWDKQSARRHAIKYDECHSDKHIVLLATVDLNRATRQMLDQVAQKGGQITAIVGAPERWSNHFDEHGCLIPDAWTDETIELDWQSVAIVDGPTQQADEAAGAIAAVADKYTAKDVIVGLPDENLLGEVRRIFGQHGLKCRFGPGRPVTSTLPFRLIETIIELSQTRQYHALASALRHPDLFATLKFAQPGIEKLDNWFNNRLPDVIDNSIQNEEVSQAVAQLNQLAAPFVGQKRSLPEWADQVRELLLAVYGSQIIDLDTEDNFQLARPLQAINEAMAQWNDIPESLSQAFGASEMLRVLKSQLTSSMIPAEHDPDAIEALGWLELPLMDAPVCVITSFNDGLIPSANTADLFLPNSLRNLLGLEDDSLRYARDAYQVQVIQHSREVVKWIVPKRSADGDPLAPSRLLFTGGTSDLAPRVVKFFGTPEDPQNPAKQPGTTLQDHRQRIAIPMPEHLDTLEMPAWDRFSATRINQYLKCPYRFFLKYVVGLRGEDDWSTELDGGAFGNLAHDTLQAFGISDVKNSTDEKVIFDFLSSQLSDVAAKRYGKSPLATIKLQIEQLRLRLRAFAAGQAQQRQEGWVIHRCEAEIAGPYPAIEVDGVEIELEGRIDRIDHHPETGQWAVWDYKTGDSTGDPEKDHQIGPRDDKKWVSVQLPFYRHLVKSIGIRGEVSLGYITLPKLGEEVRFRQAKWNDDDLDTADATIIQAIRDIRAGVFFPPGEARYEDEFSRICQDTVLGKWEPAQ